One Pseudodesulfovibrio alkaliphilus DNA segment encodes these proteins:
- a CDS encoding FmdB family zinc ribbon protein: protein MPIYDVLCTECGYDGEVIVLHSDAPVLCPQCGSKSTRRAMSATSSLTGKSAQSLPGPGDTGCCGSTPGHPGCAGPGSCCGRNSG, encoded by the coding sequence ATGCCTATCTACGACGTTCTCTGCACGGAGTGCGGTTATGACGGCGAGGTCATCGTCCTGCACAGCGACGCCCCGGTGCTGTGCCCCCAGTGCGGCAGCAAGAGCACCCGACGGGCAATGTCCGCCACCAGTTCCCTGACCGGAAAAAGCGCACAGTCTCTCCCCGGCCCAGGCGACACGGGTTGCTGCGGCTCCACGCCCGGCCACCCGGGTTGTGCCGGACCCGGCTCATGCTGCGGCAGGAACTCGGGATAA